The genomic region CTCGGCACTGAGGCGAAGGAACCTGAGAATAGGCAGGCTGAAGCTGTTGAGGGTGCTGATGCGACCGGCTTGCGGGCTGAAGACGTCAGCCATGGAAGGGTTGCCGATGTTCTGCTTGATCTTCATGTGGCAGAATACCTCCTCAAAGCCATTATGGCCTTGTAACTGTCTTTCCTCGCTCTTTGACTCTGGTGGCTCGACAAAGTCGAAACGTCCCTCAACCCTAATGATTTGTGGCCTGTTGTCGCTCTGTCCCTGGAGCTGCTGGACAGTCTGCTGGTCGATGTTGAGAGCATCGGCGAGGAGCCGAGCCTCGAAGCCGGAGAAGATGTTGTTGTTGTTGTTTCCCTGCTGTTGGTGCTTCATGCTCCTTCCTTGTTGTCCTGGTCGTCTCTGTTGGCTCTGGCCTTGTTGTTGGTTGAAGTTGAACTCATCTTGTGGGTTACCAGCAAGATAGAATCGCCTTGGGTTTTGGTCAAGCTGGTTGTGGTTGTTGCTGATGTCTAAGAGAGTAACATAGACGAGAGATTGATCACCGTCATTGTGGGTCCATGTTGTGACTCCGGCGGGGACTGCGATGACATCACCTTGCTTGATGACTCGCACCCTCTGGTGTCGGTCTAGCTGCTCAAACTCTTGTTGCTCTTGCTCTCCGAACTTTCCTTGTCGCCGTCCGTGTCGCTGGCGGTGGCCTTGTTGCTGCTGTTGTTCTTCAATAGATTGCTCAGACTCCTCAAAGGTCTCCGGGCAGCCAGGGAAGACCAACCCTAGATGACCTCTACCTTGCACAACGTAAACAAGCCTTGGAGTGTTGGTGTAAGAAGGCAAGTGAAGGCCATTACGCTCGATGGTGAATCTTTGAACAGCAACACCGGCGCACTGGAAGTCATCCTGGTTGTAGTCCCATGACTCGATCCGACCCGCTTCGGTCTCAATACGGTTGTCAGGCTCGCGAGCTTGGATCTGGTTCAGCATGCACACATTTTGCTGGCTGGACTGGCATTGTTGACGAATGGCTAAACAGCCTTGAAAGAGAACGAGCAAGCAAAGAGAAAATGAGAGAGCTAAATGCTTGGCCATTGTAATGATCAGTGTTAGATATAGCTAGCTTTGGGTTGAGGTGAAGCGACGAGTAGAGGCCGTTAGTATTTATAGGGGAGAGGAGGAGAGCAAGGAGGAGAAAAGTACAAACGATGTGTAAGGCATCTCATGCCATTCTTCTCTTTGCATGCTATTAGTGTTTCAAATACATACACCTCATTTTTATACCTGTGCAGGTGGCTATTGGTTTCAGAGGAGATACAAAGTGCCCAGAACTAGGTGGCAACAAGGTGGTCACCTGAGTTGGTGGCCGGATTACTGAAACCGTTGCTTGACACGTTATCGGTTACCGTCTTTGTCTTCGTTTCCAGCTGCCCGCTTCTCACCTTAGTCCCCCTAGCCTAGTGCGTGGAAACTATATACCATAGCTAGAGGAGTACTTATATATAGTTGGAGGATAATGTAAACTCGCTCATCACATATGATCAAGGATATTCGGTGGCTTGCTTCTCATATGAAATGGATTTTTTATATTTCAAAAATTTGTTTGAGTGATCCACATTGTAGTGGACACTGAATGTCCAGGGATGCACTTAAGGTTTTTAAGCGGGTGTGCCAATGTCCAAACCTATTTGAAATGGCAGAGGCTGGCAGCTGGTGTCTAGTAGTTGCATCAGTTGCTTCAAATCACTGAGTTACTGATAATGATGTAGCAATTGTGTTTAAATATCTCATGTAAGACGGAAGATTTTTCTTTTGAGATTTTATTTATGGATGAATTTTAGTGAATTACACAATTAAGAGGTATTAACATCAACATTTCTATCTACCATTCAAAAAAAAAAAATCAACATTTCACATCAACAAGAAAAGAGCATCACACTTCATTATATAGTTTTATTTTGTTTAGGGGAAGCATGTCAGAATTTTATTGAATAAAGAAAGAAAAAAACTTAAATTATACACTACATTATAACCTATCACATCTTAAATTAAGCGAAGCTAATGAGTTTAGACTTTAGACTATGAAAATTCTTAATCGTCTTAAATAAAGCTTAAGCTAAGGCTATTAGACCATGATAATTGTTGTATATATATATCTATAGCAACATAAATGGCTACTGCATCATTATTTAGAACTAATTTTACGTATATATCGTGTTGTGCTTTTCAATACGATAGGTAGACCGTAACAATCAAAATTATAATCAAAACGGCTTTAAAATCTTTACACGTTAATTTGTTAAAATTTTTGCTTGCTCCAAATTAGGAATAGTTTGCTAGCTCTCACTAGCATGTTTGGCAAGCTATGTTTTGTTTTCCTCCAACATCCAAGTCATCCAACAACAACCAATGTCAGAGAGCTAAATAAAACCATGTGAAATGATTATTACCACTATCAAGCAACATTTGGCTACGGAGGTATGCATCTTTGCCCTATGAAAATCAAATAAAGCCCTACTTATACCCATTTATGTCACCAATTTTCCCATTATCTTCTGCATGAAAATCTGCTGCAACCTCTTCTGCCTGAAGCCACAAACCTTTTGTGTGAGGTGATAGCGGTGCTAACCTAAATCTCATTTAGAATCTCAACTCCATAACTGAGTTACTCCAAATAGAAGGTTAGCCCTTTCTGGTTACAAAAACCAACACAAAAACTTGACAAACGTACTTTGCTCTCTTATAAGTTCTTAGCTTTTGTTGCAGCTTGCAAGTGGTATATATACTTGTGTGTTTCTGTTAAGGAAAACGAGGAGAGCTTATTGTCATCCTGTGTATTTGTTTTTCTTTTTGCTGTCTTAGTTATCACTTATCAAAATCAGCCACCAAGCAACAGCTAGAGAATTAGGATCGACAAGCAAGATCAGATGGATCTCTTCCGTAGTGCAACATGAAACTACTAGGGAATTAATCAGATAGTGTGATGAGTCATTGACATCGAAATTTCATTTTGAACATGAACGTCAAAAACCTCACAACTCACAACTAAATAAAATTACAGGGCCGGTGTTTATAAAAGCGAACAAATAATTCTGTAAATGAGTACATATATACGAATATAAATATACCAAAAGCAAAATGGTCAGTAGAAGAAGGAAAACTACCATTTATCATTATTGATTTGTCCTCCTTTTCTATTCTAGACATATCCTTCTTCCCTCTGATCAGTGCTTCGGATTTGCAGATAGGGCAGACCACAAGTCCACAAGCAGCCACTTCTTGACTATAATGTAGAGTTCCTATGTATCTTCTCCTAGTTCTTATAATTAATTCTGTGAATCCTCCCATATTCTATCATGATGGTTAATATTTAGAGCAAGATCATATATACGTCTAGACTATGAACACATTACCTTTTTAATTCATTGTAACAAAATAACACAATGCATATATTGTCAGCTTCAATTATATGCAAAAGTTTCTGTCTTGTATGGAACTATATGAACACATTACTTATTTAATTATATTAGTTATTTAATTCATCAGTACGTTTTCTTTTGCAAAGTATACTAGCAGCTTACCCAAAATGACCAAAAACAATATACAATTTCTTAATAGAAACTTAATTATCCTAAATCCTAAAAGTAAAACACATCACTTAACCATTACAGTTTACATGTTCGAAACACTGAACATTCGGCAATCTCAACATGTTATAAGAAGATCGGTTCTACCTGCTTGCCCTATTATATACATTTGGCCAGCTTTATTTAGCTTTCGTCCAATATCTCAAAAAAAAAAAAACAAAAAAACAAAAAAACAAAGCAAAACCGTAATGTCATTTGTCATATGAAAATCAAAGTAGTTTTGCTTATATATCCGCTTTTCTGATGAATCTCCTCAAACTAGGAGAACTATTCATGGAAGTTCGCTGCAGCCTTTTGCCCTCCACTGTAACAAAAAAAACTACAGGGAGGTGCCTCCGAGGCACCCTACACCAAGCTTATCTTTTGCCCTCCACCGTTGAAAACAGCACAAAGCTGATAAGCGTTGATCATGTAGACTACGGAATCACCAAAGCAAGTGATTTGCTTCTGGGTGGAGAACAGATAAGCATGATCTCTTCAGTAGGTCCAAGTCATGCAATAGAAGATAACGTAATAAACAAATGACATCGAATTTTCATTCTGAATATGGTCACCAAAGAATTGTCACAAATGAACATAATTACCGTAAGTTATTACAGCATCATGAGAGAATAAAATAAAATATGAACAAAAAGAAGTCTGTACAAGTTTCATAGATACAGGACCAATGTTTAGAAAAGCCAACAAATGATTGAGCTGGGCACTATATTCTGTATCCGAAATCATATACAAAATAAGCAAAATGGTCAAAAGAACAAAAGGGGAATCCCTTTGATCATCATCGATTTGTCCACCACTCAACTATACATCCTTCTTCCCTGTGATCAGTGCTTCGGATTTGCAGATGGGGCAGACATTTTTCACAAGCAACCACTTCTTTAAGCAATCTGCATGATACTCATGTCCACAATGAAGAGTCCCTATCTTTTCCTGGTTCTTGTAATAATCCTGTGAAATCCAAAATGCCATAAGGATTACTATAGCAAGAAAACATACTTCCTAAAATGGCACAGAATGGCCAAAGACCGAATAGGAAAGAAATGAGTTGCAAGTTACCTGGCATATTATGCAAAAATCAACTTCCTTCTCTGGACATCCAGCTTCTTCCAGATTT from Fragaria vesca subsp. vesca linkage group LG3, FraVesHawaii_1.0, whole genome shotgun sequence harbors:
- the LOC101298397 gene encoding legumin B-like produces the protein MAKHLALSFSLCLLVLFQGCLAIRQQCQSSQQNVCMLNQIQAREPDNRIETEAGRIESWDYNQDDFQCAGVAVQRFTIERNGLHLPSYTNTPRLVYVVQGRGHLGLVFPGCPETFEESEQSIEEQQQQQGHRQRHGRRQGKFGEQEQQEFEQLDRHQRVRVIKQGDVIAVPAGVTTWTHNDGDQSLVYVTLLDISNNHNQLDQNPRRFYLAGNPQDEFNFNQQQGQSQQRRPGQQGRSMKHQQQGNNNNNIFSGFEARLLADALNIDQQTVQQLQGQSDNRPQIIRVEGRFDFVEPPESKSEERQLQGHNGFEEVFCHMKIKQNIGNPSMADVFSPQAGRISTLNSFSLPILRFLRLSAERGFLYNNAIHSPHWNLNAHEIIYVIRGSARVQVVNDSGETILDDQVRQGQLFIVPQNHAVLQKAMSDGYEYIAFKTDDNAMVNTLAGRTSVLRALPDVVLANAYQMDREQARNVKYNRQETLALSSSRSSQSQRY